The nucleotide window GATAATGCCAAATACATCATTGGACGAACTACCACCTGACCATTCTCAACTACTGCCCGCTCTTTGGTTGCATGCATACCAAGAATTGCTGACTGTGGCGGATTAATAATTGGTGTACTCATCATTGAACCAAAAGTTCCACCATTAGTAACCGAGAAAGTACCACCAGTCAATTCTTCAATATCAAGTTTACCATCTTTAGCACGCTTACCGAAATCAGCAATCTGCTTCTCGATATCGGCAATTGACATATTTTCAGCATTACGCAAAATTGGCACAACTAACCCACGTGGTGAACCAACTGCAATCCCAATATCAAAATAACCATGATAAACAATATCTTCACCATCAACCGAAGCATTTACAATTGGATACTGCTTCATTGCTGCAATCGCAGCTTTAACAAAGAATGACATGAACCCTAATTTTACGCCATGCTTTTTCTCGAAATGATCTTTATATTTGGCACGCAAATCCATAACTGGCTTCATATTAACTTCGTTGAATGTTGTTAATATAGCATTGGTATGCTGGCTTTCAAGTAATCTTTCGGCAACACGTTTGCGTAGGCGACTCATCGGTACACGTTCTTCAATTCGTGAACCTTTACCACTCATAGCACCTAAAACATCTTCTTTAAGTACACGACCACCACGACCACTACCAGCAACGTTCTTTAGATCAACTCCATTATCAGCAGCAACTTTTGCTGCAGCAGGCATTGCAGCTACTTTTTCTGTTGAGCTAGCAACATTTGCAGCAGCTTGCTGAGTAGGAGCTTGTGCCACTGGCTCTGCAGCTTTAGCAGCTGGAGCTGCGGCTTCTGGTTTAACTGAAGTATCAAGATAAGCAATTAATTGACCACTAGTAACTGTATCACCTGGCTTACCAACTATCTCAACTAGTGCACCATCTTCAGGCGCAGGCAATTCTAAGACTACTTTATCAGTCTCCAAATCAATCAAATTTTCTTCGCGCTTGATAAACTCACCAACTTTTTTATGCCAGTTAAGTAATACCGCTTCACTAACCGATTCTGGCAGCTGAGGAACTTTAATTTCAATTTTCATAAATTATTTCCTAAATAAAAATTAATCATTTTGAACTTGACTTGGTTTATACATAATAGCTGAAATCAGGAATATTAGCTGTGCTATTCCCTGAATTAAGAACCCAACCAAAATAGGCATAGTAAAAACAGCTATTCTAAGAGTTACTAATGTTATCTTGAATGATTTATTTCCAGTAACTGCAACGGTTTCTTCCATTTGTTTCATTAGTTTATAAGTACACCAAGTAGCACCTAAACCAACTGCATAGGCAACTACCGACATGGTTAAAGATACTGAAATTTTATCTTGATATAAATAACCAATAACAGCAAAAAATACTGCAACAATACTTAAAACAGTAATGCCAATAAATGATTTCCATGCCCCCTTGATTAAACCAAGCACCTCAAGCTCACGATAGGTAAGGACACCAACTATAAAACCAACAAGGCTAAATACATGTCCAATTTTTGGCAAATATCCAAGTATATTGAAAATCAGGGCGACTAGTGCCAGTTTATTTAATTTACTCATGCAGTTTTTTGAATTCCTTTAAATGTAATACAACCAATTAGAAAAATAGGTTGCGCAAGAATCAGTAGCATAAAACCAATTAAAACAGGCACTGTATAAGCACCAAATTTGGTAAGAATGCCACTTATCTTAAACCATGCATTATCACACTTTTCGGCTACTATCAGCAAGCTTTTAGCAATAAAATAGTTAAGTATTGCAACAAATAATAGTAGCGCAAGAATTACTATTGCTACTAAAAACATAACCCCATGACTTTTATCTGTGTACTGGCTAACACCGAAATAAACCATTAACCCAGTTGGAACACCCGCAATCAGATATTGCGAAATACTAAAATTAAATAAACTAGTACCATAACCCATATCATCGATCCGTTTATACAGCATAGTTGTAATAATCAAACTGATAATCGAGATTATGATGCCAATCCCGAATGAGGAGGTGACACTACCCAGTATTAGGGTAATTAGTGCCATCCAACCCAATCGGTTAATACTAGAAACAGTCATGCCTTATTTTTTACCAAATGCAGTAGCTAAAAGATCCTGCAGTTGCTCATTATGCATGTGCGTAGAACCACAAGCTGGAGCTGCAGCTCTTGGTCTAGTAGCAGAAACAAATCTTCCTTTACCATCCAGACAATTATCCAGATCTTCACGAATCTGTAACCATGCCCCCTGATTATATGGTTCTTCCTGTGCCCACATAAATACTTTAGCTTTAGTATATTTAGCTAATTCAGCCTTGATAAACTCGGTCGGGAATGGATATAATTGTTCAACACGAATTATTGCCACTTTATCTTCAAGCTTATAATCAGCCCTAGCTTTTACCAAATCGTAATAAACCGGACCACCACATAAAATTACTCGTTCAGCAGTTTTTTTAGCAACTTCATCACCAATCACAAATTTGAAACTACCTTCAGTCAGCTCATCTACATGAGATAATGCATCTTTAAAGCGTAGTAGCTTTTTCGACATAAAAACAACTAGCGGTTTAACGTAGTTACCTTTAACCTGACGACGCAACAAATGGAACATTTGTGCCGAATTTGAAGGCATTACAACTTGAATATTATTTTCGGCAGCTAATTGCAAGAAACGTTCAAGTCTTGCTGATGAATGCTCTGGTCCCTGTCCTTCGTAACCATGTGGCAACATAAGTACCAAGCGGCTAAGATTACCCCATTTAGCTTCACCTGAAACAATAAACTGATCTATCATTACCTGCGCGCCATTGGCAAAATCGCCAAATTGAGCTTCCCAAAGTACTAAGCTTGGAACAGCCTCAAGACTATAACCATATTCAAAACCAAGAACACCTTCTTCATTAAGGATAGAGTCATAGATCTCAAAATAACTATTGTTTTTCGCATTATTAAGCGGGTAATAAATCCCCTCACTCAAACGTTTACGATTCATATCATGCCAAGCGGCATGGCGGTGGGTAAACGTTCCACGACAAATATCTTCACCAGTCAAGCGAATGCTGATACCTTCATCAAGCAATGCGGCATAGGCAAGAGTTTCTGCCATTCCATAATCAACTGGCTGATTACCGGCTGCCATTGCAATCCGAGTATCTACAAGTTTGTTAACCGTTGGATGAAGTTTGAAATCACCATCTGGTTTACGAGTTACTTTCTCGGCTAATTCAGCTAATTTTTTCTTACTAACTTTGGTTTTAACTTCATCAGTCCACTTAGCTTTTAACATTGCTTTAACATCAATAAAATAACGTGGTAACGGCTTCATTTTATCTTTAGCAACATGCTCGCCTTTGGCAAAACTACTACGATAATTATCAACCAATTCCTTTTCATCAGCTTCAGTAATAACACCTTCCGCAATTAACTGCTTGGCATATAGCGAACGAGTTCCCGGATGTTGTTTTACTTTGACATACATTAATGGCTGAGTTAATGTTGGATCATCTGATTCATTGTGCCCATGACGACGGAAACAAACCAAATCAATCATGATATCACGTGCATATTTGTGTCTAAAATCAATAGCAAAATCAGCAGCAAAAGCTACCGCACGTAAGTCATCCGCATTGACATGAATCACTGGTGATTCAACCATTTTGCCAATATCGGTACAATAGCGCGATGAACGATTATCATTGCGGCGTGAGGTAGTAAAACCAACCTGATTATTAACTACAATATGAATTAGACCAAGCCCACCATAAGCACGAGTTTCAGACATATTGTAAACCGCCTGATTAGTTCCTAGCCCAATCAGCGCAGAGTCCCCGTGTATCAAAACACCCATAACTTGATTTTTATTATCATGTAATCGATCTTGTTTGGCACGAACAATACCCTGCACTACCGGATTTACCACTTCCAAATGCGATGGATTATAAGCTAGAGAAGTATTTACTTTTTTACCATTTACGGTAGTATATTCACAGGCATAACCTTTGTGATATTTAACATCACCACTAGTGACAAAGTCATAATGAGGGTAATTACCATCAAATTCATCAATCAATTTCTGTGGCGCTTTACCTGCAATATTTACTAGCGTGTTTAGGCGACCACGATGTGCCATCCCAAGACATACATCATTAACGCCATTATCTGCAGCTTTAGTTATGACTCTATCCAACAGTGGAATTAAAGAATCCCCACCTTCCAGGGAGAAACGCTTTTGCCCAACATATTTGGTATGTAAAAATCTCTCTAAACCATCAGCCTCAGTAAGTTTTTGAAGGATTTGTTTTTTCTCAGCATTATCCAGTTTAAATTTAGGATAGTTTTCTTCGATATAATTGCGAATCCACTCCTGCTCGGCTAATTCACTAATATAAGTAAATTCAAAGGCTGCAGAACCACAATAGATAGATTCATATTGAGCAATAATATCTTTTAATTTAGCTTTTTTTGCACGTCTAAGATCATAATCATTAAAAAATTCATTCTCAAGTTCATTGGCTAAACCATAAGTTTTATAATCTAACTCAGCCGGGCGCTCAATAATTTCACGCTCTAATGGATCAAGTTTGGCAAATTTATGCCCAAATGTCCGATAAGAAGCAATTAATCCGTAAACAGCAGTTTGTGCACTACTCATTACCTCACTACCACCAGCAAGAGCCAGTGGGTTACTAGTTAAAATCGTAAACTTCTCTTTTATATCATTATGATTAACATCACGGGTAGAACCATCTTGAATTGAATCAAAATAACTTCGCCATTTACTATCGATATTTTCAGGGTTTTCAAGATAAAGCTCGTATAGCTCTTCTATAAAATCACCATTTGAACCAAAAAGATAAGAGGATTTCCACTGATCGCGCATGTTTTGCATTTTTTCACCCGTAAGTTAAATTGCATTAGTCAAAATATTATTATCAAAAGATAGAAGAATTAATTTTATACCAATTTCATCATTCGCAACATTAAAATCTGCAAATATATCCTGAAATTTATACTCTGAAACTAAAAAATATCAGTAATTATAAACCATAATTGGTTACGCAATTATTACCCGCAGCATTACACCAATCTTGTGGACTTGCTGAGGTTATAATACTTTCTATCCAGCTATAGTAGCTTCCAACATTGGTTGCCGCATTTGGCAAATAATTATAATAAGTCCCACAAGCATCATCTGGACCATACGTATGCTCGGATAGTAATATCCACTTTTGCCCAGTCCAGAATAAATCCCCACCACCAGAATCACCACCACATATCAGTGCGGCATAGCCATTGCTAGCGCTATTGAAGAAGCTATTGTATAAATAATGATACCCATTAGTATCAGTCTTATCATAAAAATAATTCGCTACATAAAACATTGTACCACGAGGTAAATCGCTATCTGGGCTTGCAGGTGTCTGGGTATTCAAACCATAGCCAACTGAAAGTATTGGAGCCATACTAAGCTCTTGTGGATATTCACTCTCTGGCACTACTGTAGGATATGATTCAGGATTGGCATATTTACCAGGAATCTGGATTATTGCCAGATCATTACCCTGTCCACCAGCTACACCATCTCCAGCCGTAAAATTAGGACAGCCACCAGGTTTATCAAAAGTAGCACCATAACAGTAATTTTTCATCAGATACACGGCAGTAGTAGGAAAGGACTCATACCACCCAGTATCTTGACTTACACCATTATAAACAGAAACTAGATTATTGGCTACCAAATCATTAGCTGTCAATGTGTCTGCCAGCGGTTTTGCGGGAATAAAACAATGTGCAGCCCCAACTAGAAAAGTAACGTTCTCTTTAGGATTGTAATAAATTGGAGTAGCTGAACAAATATATTTCCCCATTCTTACATACGCACTAAGGTTAGTTATATTTGTTTGAGTATTCCGTCCATAGGCAATTTTACTACTCATAGCCGCTGAAGAAGTAAATGTAGGAAAATATGCCTCCGGATAATCAGTAAATCCCGGTGGATTTCCCAGTTGGGAATAAGAAATACCGTTATAGCTACCTGAAGTTTGATATGGATATGGAGTCACAGAATTATTACCACCTCCGCCACTATTACAGGAAACAGTGGACAATGAAGCAATAAAAACAACTAGACCAATTAAATATTTTTTCATCTACCTGATTCAGAAAAAACAACAGGCAGAAATATATAATCTGCCTGTTGTATACGGATTAAACTATTTACGATCTGCCACAGCTACATAATCACGAGCAGCATAACCAGTATATAGCTGGCGTGGACGACCGATTTTAAGATCAGGATCTTCAATCATTTCCTGCCATTGAGCTAACCAACCAACTGTCCGTGCTAAGGCGAAGATAGCAGTAAACATTTCCGTTGGAATTCCTATTGCACGTTGAATAATACCTGAATAGAAATCAACATTTGGATAAAGTTTCTTCTCGATAAAATATGAATCTTCCAAAGCAATTTTCTCGAGTTTCATTGCCAATTTGAAGAGTGGATCATCATGTTTACCCAACACGTCTAGCACTTCATAACAAGTTTTACGCATAATGCTCGCACGTGGATCCATGTTTTTATAAACGCGATGACCAAAGCCCATCAAACGATATTTTTTATCTTTAACGCCTTGCATAAATACATCAACACGTGATTCATCACCAATTTCATTTAGCATTTTCAATACCGCTTCATTAGCACCACCATGCGCAGGACCCCATAAGCATGAAACCCCGGCAGCAATAGCCGCAAACGGATGTGTACCAGAACTACCAGCTAAACGCACGGTTGAAGTTGAAGCATTCTGTTCATGATCCGCATGTAACAACAAAATACGATCAAAAGCTTTAGCAATTACTGGATTTGGTACATATGGTTCACATGGCGTTGCAAACATCATATATAAGAAGTTTGACGAATAATCAAGGTCATTACGTGGATACATAAATGGTAAACCTTGACCATAGCGATAACACATCGCCACAATTGTTGGCATTTTAGCAATTAGACGAATAATCGCAATTTTACGGTGTTCTGCATTTTTGAAGTCAAAAGCTTCAGGATAAAATGCTGCCATGGCACTAACTGCACCAGCCAACATTGCCATTGGATGTGAGTCACGACGGAAGCCTTTGAAGAAGCTTAAAAACTGATCATGCACCATAGTATGATAACGAATGGCTGTTTCAAATTCCTCTTTTTGAGCTTTGGTTGGTAACTCACCATTTAGTAGCGCATAAGCACCTTCCAAATGCGAAGAGTGTTCAGCTAATTGCTCAATCGGGTAACCACGATAGAATAATTGTCCTTTATCACCATCAATATAAGTAATCTTTGATTCACAAGCTGCTGTCGCCAAAAAGGCCGGATCATAGCTCCAGAAACCTGACTTACCAAAGGCACCAAAATCAACTACATCCTGCCCCAAAGTAGCCTTATAAACTGGATATTCAGCGGTCTGTCCATTACCAAAGTCAACTTTAACCACGCGTTGATTCTGAGTCTCAACCTTATTTTCTTTAACGTCTGTCATAGTACTTTCCTTATAAAAATCAACCTGAGCTATTTCATCAATTAACATCTGGAAAAGAGGATCAGCCAACCGGACTTTCCCCTGAAAAAGCTGTAATAGATCACCATCTTCAAATTCAAGCAATTGTTGATAGTAACCCAATTGCACCTCATTCATTCGGGCAAACCTGCCTTCATTAATAAAGCGCTCAAAAAAAAGATCAAGTTCCAGAATTGACCGACGCGAACGCCACTTCATTTTTTCAATAGATATATAATCCATGACTTTCACAATAGCCTTAAAAAATATACAATCCCCAAATACTTATATATTCAAATTACGCAATACGGGCAACCATCATTTCCTTGATTTTGCCAATAGCCTTAGTTGGATTCAAGTGCTTAGGACACACATCGACGCAATTCATGATTGTATGACAACGGAATAGGCGATATGGATCATTTAAATCATTTAAACGTTCATTAGTTGCCTGATCACGGCTATCTGCCAAAAAGCGGTAAGCATGGAGTAACGCTGCAGGCCCCAGAAACTTATCAGGATTCCACCAAAAAGATGGACATGATGTTGAACAGCAGGCACAAAGGATACATTCAATAACACCATCAAGATCTTTGCGATCTTCTGGCGACTGCAACCGCTCACGCTCAGGCATTGGCCGTTCATCAATCACATACGGCTTGATTGAGTGATATTGGTGAAAAAATTGCGTCATATCAACAATCAAATCACGAACCACAGGTAAGCCCGGAATTGGGTTCAATACTACTGGCTCTTTCAAATCAGCAAGATCAGTCAGACATGCCAATCCATTCCGTCCATTAATGTTCACCGCATCGGAGCCACAAACCCCTTCACGACATGAGCGACGGAAAGAAACCGAATCATCCAGCTCTTCCTTAATTTTCACTAAAGCATTTAATAATTTTTTATCCTGATCGCCCAGTTCTACCTCATAGTCTTTATAATAAGGTTTTTTATCAACTTCTGGATTATAACGATAAATTGAAAATTTCATTTTTTTAGACATCATATTCTCCTAGTATACACGTTTTGCAGGTGGAATATAATCTACAGTCAATGGTTTGGTATGAACTTCTTTATATTCCAAACGATTACCATTACTATAGTACAGTGTATGTTTCATCCACTTTTCATCATTACGATCAGGATAATCTTCTCGCGCATGTGCTCCACGTGACTCTGTCCGTTCACGAGCAGCAACCATTGTTGCAACCGCAACTTCAATTGTATTCAAAAATTCAAGGGCTTCGACTCGTGCGGTATTGAATACTTTTGATTTATCACTAATACTGACATTTTGAGCACGCTTGTACACCTCAAGAATCCGCTCAACACCTTCATCTAAAACTTTTTGAGTTCTAAATACTGATGCATGCTGTTGCATACATACCTGCATATCATGGCGCACATCGGCAAGCTTATCACCAGTATTTGCTTCTAATTTAGCCAAGCGAGCCAATGTAAATTCTGCTGCATTTTCGGGCAATGGCTTAGGCTCTTCCAAAGTTTTTACAAAGTCAATCACACTATTACCTGCTGACTTCCCAAATACCACCAGATCAAGCAAAGAATTAGTCCCTAGACGGTTTGCACCATGAACCGAAGCACATGCACACTCACCCGCAGCGTAGAATCCTTTGACGATTTTCTCATCAACACCATCCATTACCTCACCTTTATAATTGGTAGGAATCCCACCCATCATATAATGGCAAGTCGGAACAACCGGAATTGGCTGTTTAACTGGGTCAATACCAAGGAATTGAATCGAAATCTCACGAATACCCGGCAAACGCTGATCAATAACCTCAGCACCCAAATGATCAAGCTTTAATAGTACATGATCTTTATTTTTACCACAACCGCGACCTTCATTTATTTCAACTTGCATGGCACGGGAAACAACATCACGTGAAGCAAGATCTTTGGCAGTCGGAGCATAACGTTCCATAAAGCGCTCACCATTGGCATTTAACAAATAGCCACCTTCTCCGCGTACACCTTCGGTAATTAATACACCAGCACCGGCTAAGCCTGTTGGATGGAATTGCCAAAATTCAATATCTTCAACTGGCAAACCAGCACGCAAAGCCATACCAACACCATCACCAGTATTGATGAATGCATTAGTTGATGCCTGATAAATACGCCCTGCTCCACCTGTAGCAAATAAAACCGCTTTGGCATGAATAATATAAACCTGTCCAGTTTCCATCTCAAGAGCTGTAACACCAACTACATCGCCATCTTTATCACGGATAAGGTCTAATGCCATCCATTCAACAAAGAAATGAGTTTGCAGTTTAACGTTACGTTGATATAAAGCATGTAACATCGCATGCCCAGTACGGTCAGCAACAGCGCAAGCACGACGAACTGGTTTTTTACCAAATTCGGCCATGTGCCCACCAAATGGTCGCTGATAAATCTTACCATTTTCTAAACGATCAAATGGCATACCATAATGCTCAAGCTCAGCAACGGCATCAGTTGCCTGTTTACACATAAATTCGATAGCATCTTGATCACCAAGCCAGTCGGCACCTTTAACCGTATCGTACATATGCCAATGCCAGTTATCTTCCTCTGAATTACCAAAAGAAGCAGAAATACCGCCTTGTGCCGCAGCCGTATGAGAGCGGGTTGGAAATACTTTTGACAATACTACTGTTTTAACCCCAGCTTCGGATAATTGTAATGCAGCACGTAAACCAGCACCACCACCACCAACTACTACGGCATCAAATTTTAATACAGGAACACTCATCAATTTATCCTTTTCTATGCCCACAAGATTTCTACCGAGTAGATAAGACTACCCAATAACCACAAGACTGTCAAAGTATGTAAAACCAGACGTAAGCCAAAAGATTTTGCATAATCCATCCATAAGTCGCGAATCCCGACCCAAGCGTGCAGAATCACAGCTAAAATAACGATTTGAGCAAATACTTTTACAAAAACAAAGCTAAAAAACTGTTGCCAGCTAATGAAGTTGGAGTCAATTACCTCATTTGCCAAAATAAGAAAAGCAAAAACCGCAATTATGCCAACCAGCATTATCACCGCAGTAATTCGCTGCTGCAACCAACTATTTATTCCATAACCAGCACTCAATACACGACGCTGCTTTACCATATTAACACTCCAAGAAATACAGTTAGCAATAAGCTTACAACCATAACCCAGCGCGCCGTTTTTTGCGCGGTTCCTTTTTCTATACCCTTATGCATATCCAAGAACAAGAACCTTACTCCAGCACACATATGATGCATTATTGCCCAGATTAAAACAATATAAACCACCTTCATAAAGGCACAGGTTGCTACATTGTAAGAACTGGAATAGAACTCGGCACTGGTTAGTGACTTGTGAAAAAGATATAAAACGAAGGGAATCGCGAGAAACATCAGGACACCTGATGCGCGGTGTAAAATTGAAACTTTAGCAGTAATCGACATCTTGGAGCCAAGTTTTGGCAAATCCAAGTACTTTGGTCTTTGTTGCTGTTCCATAGAGACCTCATAAAATATTAAAAAACAGCTGAATTTTACCACAGTCAGATATACCTTGACCAACAATAATTAATAGTTAAAATTTCTATCTAGCAGATGGAATATGAAAGCTGGTCATGGAATTAAAATTCCATATAAAAAAACAATAAAAAAAGCTACGGAAAACCGTAGCTTTTAAATGAGATACACAGCTTACTTAATAGTATTAGCAACTGCTCTACCTGTTTCCCAAGGAGTATGACTAAAGTTATAGGTACTATTGGTATAATTGGTATTATCCCAATCGGCAGCCCAATTCATGAATCCACCAGCAGATATACCATAAGTATTTTTCATAACCTGCCATGAACTTGAAATCAATGCAGGAGTCATAACATATGCCATATAACCACCAGCAGCACCCAATGTCGCCGGAATACCAATTACAAACTTGTTTGCAGGAATAATAGGCATAATATCACCAGTCATACCACGAGTATTCACTGCAAAACCTGATTCTGTAGTAGCAGCCCAAGTTAATGCCGCAACAAATTTATCCATACCAGAACCTGGTTTAACTTCATTTTCAGATGAACCACACACGCCATTTGCAGGTCCCTGATTATAAGTCTGTGGCCAGATATAGTTAATATTGTTTATACCTAAGCTATTAACTAGTTTTGCATAGAATGCATTATGATAACTATGACTACCCCACTGCCCACAGCCATAACCATAAGGGATAACATACACCCACTCAGGCGCCATAGTTAACCAGAAATCTTGACCTTTTCCGCGATAGTTATTTACTACCTGCATTACCGCTTTAGCCAGTAATACTGGATTTTCAGCAGTTGCACCACCTTCAAGATCAAGATCGATACCTTCAAAGCCATATTTATCAATAATCTTGTCTACTTGGGTTACAAATGTAGCCACATCTGCGTCAGTTTTCATAGTAAGATGGAATTTTTCACCACCAAGAGAAACTATAATCTTACGCCCTTGAGCTTTCACTTGTTTAACAAAGTTAATAATCTGATCATCGGTATAATACTTAACAGGATTAGTTGACCCTGGATCATATGTTGACAAAATATAATTACCATTACTATCAGTAATAATAAACGACGCTATAATTACATTATATGAAGAATCAATATTTGGCGCATCCACAGCAACAGATGGATAAGTTCCACCTACATCATAGGAAGTATTGCTACCCCACATTGCCCAATAGGTTGCATTGATTTTTTTAACCACAGGTGCTACTTGCTTCTGAAAAGCCGCAGATATTGTTTTATTCGAAGTCACTAAACCAGTATCAGTAATTGGATTCACAGCATAGCTACTACTACCGCTAGCTGTAATTGTAGTACCTAAATTTAGATTATTCTCAATTTTATATGTAACACTACCATTTGCTAAATTAGAATAGTTCACATAACTATATTTTCCAGCCCCGTCACTAAATGTAACACTAGCTTTATCACTACCTTCTAGTCCAGTTACAGCAAGAATAACACTACTTTGTGAGACATTAGACTTAACCATTGGAACACTAAATGGTTTCGTTGTATCTTTGACAATTGTCAAAGTAGGTTCACCACTTTCAACATAATATAAGCCCTGTAAAGGATCAGCAATCCCAGTTAATACTTTTACACGATAAGAAGTATTAGCATCGCTCACAGGTAAATCAGCAGTGGTTACAGAATCACCCTGTTTCATTGTAAAGGTTCCGCCGTTAACAGGATTATTATTTTGATCCAAAATTTGTACAGTCAAAGTCCCCGTATAATTAGCAACATAATTACCAAGGGAAATAGTAGCTTTACCAGTTGGTACAACTACCTTATCGTATTTAACGGTTACTGGCGAAGTATTACCAACAGTAACTGCTGCTGTAGCCGAAGGCTTATAGCTTACGGTTGTACTATTAATCACGCTACCTGCTACGGTATAGCTACCAGCAACAAGATTATTAACTTGCTGAGTATAAGTTCCACCCAATGCAGAAGAAGGAACACTAAAACTATTAACTACTGTACCATTTGAATTAAGAATACTCACAGTTACGCGACCACATGCCGAACCACTGCAACCAGCTTCGCTAGTATCAACTGTAATATTGATACTACCAGCTGGAGTAGGCGTTGGAGTTGGCGTGGGTGTCGGTGAAGATGCTAGCTTCCAAGCTTGTGACCAGTAGCTACCTGAACCAGGGGCATACGCCCATGCACCATCACTGCTATTACACCATGGTGCAACTGTTGTAGATAAACACTCATATAATTTACCATCAGTACCATAAACTAGAGTACCGCCAGTGTATGTTCCACGCTGCGATGGATATACCGGATAGTCACCACTTGGAGTTGGTGTTGGTGTTGGAACCGGTGTCGGTGTCGGCGTAGGAACCGGAGTAGGCGTTGGTGTAGGAGTCGGTGTTGCACCATTAACTGCAAATGAATTTTGGGCTAAATCAATATTAAAAGTGTTACCATTCAGGTTTAATCCGCCAGTAAATGATATCGTCTGGTTAGCTTTAATGATAGCATTACCATTATCGGCACTAATAGTACCTATTTGCTGATTACCATTTCCTGGGGTAAAAACTAGTTTATAGGCAGAACCATTTATCCACCAGTTATTAAGCGTTCCAACATTAACTTTGCCACCTTTGCTGTCTTGAGAGGTAAAGCTAATGGTATTTCCAGCTAAATCCAGATCTGAGTTACAGCTGTTGATAATATCTATGCTACCACCTAGATACCAAGTCGAGTTACCGGGGAAATTTAATTTCCCC belongs to Aquella oligotrophica and includes:
- the odhB gene encoding 2-oxoglutarate dehydrogenase complex dihydrolipoyllysine-residue succinyltransferase yields the protein MKIEIKVPQLPESVSEAVLLNWHKKVGEFIKREENLIDLETDKVVLELPAPEDGALVEIVGKPGDTVTSGQLIAYLDTSVKPEAAAPAAKAAEPVAQAPTQQAAANVASSTEKVAAMPAAAKVAADNGVDLKNVAGSGRGGRVLKEDVLGAMSGKGSRIEERVPMSRLRKRVAERLLESQHTNAILTTFNEVNMKPVMDLRAKYKDHFEKKHGVKLGFMSFFVKAAIAAMKQYPIVNASVDGEDIVYHGYFDIGIAVGSPRGLVVPILRNAENMSIADIEKQIADFGKRAKDGKLDIEELTGGTFSVTNGGTFGSMMSTPIINPPQSAILGMHATKERAVVENGQVVVRPMMYLALSYDHRIIDGREAVLTLVAIKDALEDPARLLLDL
- a CDS encoding DUF996 domain-containing protein, whose product is MTVSSINRLGWMALITLILGSVTSSFGIGIIISIISLIITTMLYKRIDDMGYGTSLFNFSISQYLIAGVPTGLMVYFGVSQYTDKSHGVMFLVAIVILALLLFVAILNYFIAKSLLIVAEKCDNAWFKISGILTKFGAYTVPVLIGFMLLILAQPIFLIGCITFKGIQKTA
- a CDS encoding 2-oxoglutarate dehydrogenase E1 component, which produces MQNMRDQWKSSYLFGSNGDFIEELYELYLENPENIDSKWRSYFDSIQDGSTRDVNHNDIKEKFTILTSNPLALAGGSEVMSSAQTAVYGLIASYRTFGHKFAKLDPLEREIIERPAELDYKTYGLANELENEFFNDYDLRRAKKAKLKDIIAQYESIYCGSAAFEFTYISELAEQEWIRNYIEENYPKFKLDNAEKKQILQKLTEADGLERFLHTKYVGQKRFSLEGGDSLIPLLDRVITKAADNGVNDVCLGMAHRGRLNTLVNIAGKAPQKLIDEFDGNYPHYDFVTSGDVKYHKGYACEYTTVNGKKVNTSLAYNPSHLEVVNPVVQGIVRAKQDRLHDNKNQVMGVLIHGDSALIGLGTNQAVYNMSETRAYGGLGLIHIVVNNQVGFTTSRRNDNRSSRYCTDIGKMVESPVIHVNADDLRAVAFAADFAIDFRHKYARDIMIDLVCFRRHGHNESDDPTLTQPLMYVKVKQHPGTRSLYAKQLIAEGVITEADEKELVDNYRSSFAKGEHVAKDKMKPLPRYFIDVKAMLKAKWTDEVKTKVSKKKLAELAEKVTRKPDGDFKLHPTVNKLVDTRIAMAAGNQPVDYGMAETLAYAALLDEGISIRLTGEDICRGTFTHRHAAWHDMNRKRLSEGIYYPLNNAKNNSYFEIYDSILNEEGVLGFEYGYSLEAVPSLVLWEAQFGDFANGAQVMIDQFIVSGEAKWGNLSRLVLMLPHGYEGQGPEHSSARLERFLQLAAENNIQVVMPSNSAQMFHLLRRQVKGNYVKPLVVFMSKKLLRFKDALSHVDELTEGSFKFVIGDEVAKKTAERVILCGGPVYYDLVKARADYKLEDKVAIIRVEQLYPFPTEFIKAELAKYTKAKVFMWAQEEPYNQGAWLQIREDLDNCLDGKGRFVSATRPRAAAPACGSTHMHNEQLQDLLATAFGKK
- a CDS encoding trypsin-like serine protease — its product is MKKYLIGLVVFIASLSTVSCNSGGGGNNSVTPYPYQTSGSYNGISYSQLGNPPGFTDYPEAYFPTFTSSAAMSSKIAYGRNTQTNITNLSAYVRMGKYICSATPIYYNPKENVTFLVGAAHCFIPAKPLADTLTANDLVANNLVSVYNGVSQDTGWYESFPTTAVYLMKNYCYGATFDKPGGCPNFTAGDGVAGGQGNDLAIIQIPGKYANPESYPTVVPESEYPQELSMAPILSVGYGLNTQTPASPDSDLPRGTMFYVANYFYDKTDTNGYHYLYNSFFNSASNGYAALICGGDSGGGDLFWTGQKWILLSEHTYGPDDACGTYYNYLPNAATNVGSYYSWIESIITSASPQDWCNAAGNNCVTNYGL